One genomic region from Bacillus aquiflavi encodes:
- a CDS encoding lipase family protein — protein MKHDKKLTDMTYWHMSDKSYYSIEELTGGGVKDIKHINTGQIEYKLKVPVAPDINEKREIVRVLDDKETDTQALAFKKGDEIVIAYRGSQELQDWVDTDGNYLVLNGNRPPSETRAMKETAGYSYSIKGNLNIPTMNNAKQKELKNSFDVATQFAEEVRRDFPNATIDTTGHSLGGALATYVRVMATFAGKPFIRQTTTFAAPNVYSMLPKDIQKQIDEGLFRNNTIDYTDPSDTFGTLNDRFPQVGIQHLVNNESFWLGNHKLVNFSHLFLADGEILVTPDTMRELAGKADDLHHTIKMSLNEIEMFQETHDQAIKSIQSHFEGKIGTYYDKLQLSDVKSIINKLAISVTGNGPQFYDTRAREALLEALDGLQKNALEVQENLNKMADDFIKKDQQLASWLLKKKKGEHIHVYVNFRIN, from the coding sequence ATGAAACACGATAAAAAACTAACAGATATGACTTATTGGCATATGTCGGATAAATCCTACTATAGTATAGAGGAGCTTACAGGGGGCGGAGTTAAAGATATCAAGCATATTAATACTGGTCAAATAGAGTACAAATTAAAAGTTCCTGTAGCACCAGATATTAATGAAAAAAGGGAGATTGTCCGAGTTCTCGATGATAAAGAAACTGACACCCAAGCACTTGCATTTAAAAAAGGCGATGAAATTGTCATTGCCTATCGAGGGTCACAGGAATTACAAGATTGGGTGGATACAGATGGTAATTATTTGGTTTTAAATGGTAATCGACCTCCTTCAGAAACTAGAGCTATGAAGGAAACAGCCGGATATTCATACTCTATAAAAGGAAACCTTAATATACCAACGATGAATAATGCAAAACAGAAAGAATTGAAAAATTCTTTTGATGTCGCGACGCAGTTTGCTGAAGAAGTAAGAAGGGATTTCCCTAATGCAACGATTGATACGACTGGGCATTCATTAGGTGGAGCACTTGCTACTTATGTAAGAGTAATGGCTACTTTTGCAGGAAAACCATTTATAAGGCAAACGACGACATTTGCTGCACCAAATGTATACAGCATGCTTCCAAAAGACATTCAAAAACAAATTGATGAAGGGTTATTCCGAAATAATACAATTGATTATACTGATCCGAGTGATACGTTTGGAACATTGAATGACCGCTTTCCACAAGTCGGAATTCAACATCTCGTCAATAATGAAAGCTTTTGGCTAGGCAATCATAAATTGGTGAACTTTAGTCATCTTTTCTTAGCAGACGGTGAAATATTAGTTACACCTGATACGATGAGGGAATTAGCCGGAAAAGCAGATGATTTACATCATACAATAAAGATGTCTTTAAATGAAATTGAGATGTTTCAGGAAACTCATGATCAAGCGATTAAAAGTATTCAAAGTCATTTTGAAGGAAAAATTGGTACTTATTATGACAAATTGCAACTGTCAGATGTTAAGTCAATCATAAATAAATTAGCGATATCGGTGACAGGTAATGGTCCACAGTTTTATGATACAAGAGCAAGAGAGGCTTTACTCGAAGCGTTAGATGGTTTACAAAAAAATGCGTTAGAAGTGCAAGAAAATTTAAATAAAATGGCTGATGATTTTATTAAAAAAGATCAACAGTTGGCCAGTTGGTTATTAAAAAAAAAGAAAGGAGAACATATTCATGTCTATGTCAATTTTAGGATTAACTGA
- a CDS encoding YkoP family protein gives MLRPICLTIWKYLDPVYFFSFTRLQYICPEKEEGIFRVRLTRYKGRTVALGDGTVIGKNDILLKIHFHNVKLLQDLDKMNNELSKGKVIFRQVMKSMPHLATFIVYHPEQAKIKGIIGITLIDNGFTQLGFECALPKNKLYSSLKKLSQLPILLLSCSTISIKNIVLFIY, from the coding sequence TTGCTTCGTCCGATCTGTTTAACAATTTGGAAATATTTAGATCCGGTTTATTTTTTTTCATTCACTCGACTTCAATACATTTGTCCAGAAAAAGAGGAAGGGATTTTTCGTGTTAGATTAACGCGTTATAAAGGAAGAACAGTCGCTTTAGGCGATGGAACAGTGATTGGTAAAAACGATATTTTACTCAAAATTCACTTTCATAATGTAAAGCTACTACAAGATCTTGATAAGATGAACAATGAATTATCGAAGGGGAAAGTTATTTTTAGACAAGTGATGAAGTCAATGCCTCATTTAGCTACATTTATTGTGTATCATCCAGAGCAAGCTAAAATAAAAGGAATAATTGGAATTACACTTATTGATAATGGATTTACTCAGCTTGGATTTGAATGTGCCTTGCCAAAAAACAAATTGTATTCATCGTTAAAAAAGCTGTCGCAGCTGCCTATTTTATTACTTTCATGTTCAACTATTTCAATTAAAAACATCGTCCTGTTTATTTATTGA
- a CDS encoding MGDG synthase family glycosyltransferase, which produces MRKILILPFLQMPSGHHQVADALSTYLKAIDNRLEIKKVDIFHYTSRLAEQASTYLYLKAIKLMPSVYGLLYRYNACRVYETNKRYFFYEQLFLKRMKKLIVQENPDIIICTHCLPSYLLNLLKRNGYLSVPVINAYTDYFINTVWGISDIDLHLAPSDEMKHFLESRAVSPEKIAVTGIPVHPHITQKMRKIVKKVSPFHVLVSGGHLGVGLVEKLFDVTNLSGKIKYFVLCGKNQKLFRKITSFHTSILEPISYISSRPEMNRLYEQMDLVLSKPGWITISECFQKELPLCLLKALPGQEEWNRHYLLKEKLTIPIVGEQMEKSLLLFLEDEKAKQQFQQRLSAYVSELENINVVLQEFLIKH; this is translated from the coding sequence ATGAGGAAAATTCTTATTTTGCCATTTTTACAAATGCCATCAGGTCATCACCAAGTTGCAGATGCACTTAGCACGTATTTAAAAGCGATCGATAATCGTTTAGAAATAAAAAAAGTGGATATTTTTCATTATACGTCCCGCTTAGCTGAGCAAGCTTCTACTTATCTATATTTAAAAGCAATCAAGCTTATGCCATCAGTATACGGTTTACTATATAGGTATAATGCATGCCGCGTTTATGAAACGAATAAACGATATTTTTTCTATGAACAACTGTTTTTAAAAAGGATGAAGAAACTAATCGTACAGGAAAATCCAGATATCATTATTTGCACCCATTGCCTTCCTTCTTACTTATTGAATCTTTTAAAAAGGAACGGATATTTGTCAGTTCCTGTTATCAATGCATATACGGACTATTTTATTAATACAGTATGGGGAATAAGTGATATTGACCTCCATTTGGCGCCAAGTGACGAAATGAAGCATTTTTTGGAAAGCCGGGCTGTTTCCCCTGAAAAAATAGCGGTAACAGGGATTCCTGTTCATCCGCACATCACTCAAAAAATGCGGAAAATTGTTAAAAAGGTTTCACCTTTTCATGTGTTAGTGTCGGGTGGTCATTTAGGGGTAGGATTAGTGGAAAAGCTTTTTGACGTAACGAATTTATCGGGAAAAATAAAATATTTTGTTTTGTGTGGAAAAAATCAAAAACTATTCCGAAAAATAACAAGCTTTCACACTTCTATTCTCGAGCCGATTTCCTATATATCATCGAGACCAGAAATGAACAGGCTTTATGAGCAAATGGATCTCGTCTTATCAAAGCCTGGCTGGATTACAATTAGCGAATGCTTTCAAAAAGAGCTCCCACTGTGCCTTCTTAAAGCTTTACCTGGTCAAGAGGAGTGGAATCGTCATTATTTACTGAAAGAAAAACTTACGATCCCAATAGTAGGAGAACAAATGGAAAAAAGCCTGCTTTTATTCCTTGAGGATGAAAAGGCAAAGCAACAATTTCAACAACGGCTCTCAGCTTATGTTAGCGAGCTTGAGAACATCAATGTCGTTTTACAGGAGTTTCTTATCAAGCATTAA